In a single window of the Balaenoptera acutorostrata chromosome 3, mBalAcu1.1, whole genome shotgun sequence genome:
- the WDR20 gene encoding WD repeat-containing protein 20 isoform X4 — MYLYNVEHACGTTAPHYQLLKQGESFAVHTCKSKSTRNPLLKWTVGEGALNEFAFSPDGKFLACVSQDGFLRVFNFDSVELHGTMKSYFGGLLCVCWSPDGKYIVTGGEDDLVTVWSFGDCRVIARGHGHKSWVSVVAFDPYTTSVEESDPMEFSGSDEDFQDLLHFGRDRANSTQSRLSKRNSTESRPVSVTYRFGSVGQDTQLCLWDLTEDILFPHQPLSRARTHTNVMNATSPPAGSTGNSVTTPGNSAPPPLPRSNSLPHSAVSSTGSKGSIADGAIASGVSKFATLSLHDRKDRHHEKDHKRNHSMGHISSKSSDKLNLVTKTKTDPAKTLGTPLCPRMEDVPLLEPLICKKIAHERLTVLIFLEDCIVTACQEGFICTWGRPGKVVSFNP; from the coding sequence ATGTACTTGTATAATGTGGAGCACGCTTGTGGCACCACAGCCCCCCACTACCAGCTTCTGAAGCAGGGAGAGAGCTTTGCCGTGCACACTTGCAAGAGCAAATCCACGAGGAACCCTCTCCTCAAGTGGACGGTGGGCGAGGGGGCCCTCAACGAGTTTGCTTTCTCCCCAGATGGCAAGTTCTTGGCGTGCGTGAGCCAGGACGGCTTCCTGCGGGTGTTCAACTTTGACTCGGTGGAGCTGCACGGCACCATGAAAAGCTACTTTGGAGGCTTGCTGTGCGTGTGCTGGAGCCCGGATGGCAAGTACATCGTGACGGGCGGAGAGGACGACCTTGTGACCGTCTGGTCCTTTGGAGACTGCCGCGTGATCGCGCGGGGCCACGGGCACAAATCCTGGGTCAGCGTGGTGGCGTTTGACCCCTACACCACTAGCGTGGAAGAGAGCGACCCTATGGAGTTCAGTGGCAGCGACGAGGACTTCCAGGACCTTCTTCACTTTGGGAGAGACCGAGCAAACAGTACCCAGTCCCGGCTGTCCAAGCGGAACTCGACCGAGAGCCGCCCCGTCAGTGTCACGTATCGGTTCGGCTCCGTGGGCCAGGACACGCAGCTCTGCTTATGGGACCTCACGGAAGACATCCTTTTCCCCCACCAGCCCCTCTCCAGAGCAAGGACGCACACGAACGTCATGAACGCCACGAGTCCTCCTGCCGGAAGCACTGGCAACAGCGTCACGACCCCCGGCAACTcggcaccccctcccctgccgcGGTCCAACAGCCTCCCACACTCCGCCGTCTCCAGCACCGGCAGCAAGGGCAGCATCGCGGACGGGGCCATCGCTTCCGGGGTCAGCAAATTCGCGACGCTCTCACTACACGACCGGAAGGACAGGCACCATGAGAAAGATCACAAGCGAAACCATAGCATGGGACACATCTCTAGCAAGAGCAGCGACAAACTGAACCTAGTTACTAAAACCAAAACGGACCCAGCTAAAACTTTGGGGACGCCCCTGTGTCCCCGGATGGAAGACGTTCCCTTGTTAGAGCCgctcatctgtaaaaagataGCACATGAAAGACTGACTGTATTGATTTTTCTTGAAGACTGTATAGTCACTGCTTGTCAGGAGGGATTTATTTGCACATGGGGAAGGCCTGGTAAAGTGGTAAGTTTCAATCCTTAA
- the WDR20 gene encoding WD repeat-containing protein 20 isoform X5 codes for MKSYFGGLLCVCWSPDGKYIVTGGEDDLVTVWSFGDCRVIARGHGHKSWVSVVAFDPYTTSVEESDPMEFSGSDEDFQDLLHFGRDRANSTQSRLSKRNSTESRPVSVTYRFGSVGQDTQLCLWDLTEDILFPHQPLSRARTHTNVMNATSPPAGSTGNSVTTPGNSAPPPLPRSNSLPHSAVSSTGSKGSIADGAIASGVSKFATLSLHDRKDRHHEKDHKRNHSMGHISSKSSDKLNLVTKTKTDPAKTLGTPLCPRMEDVPLLEPLICKKIAHERLTVLIFLEDCIVTACQEGFICTWGRPGKVVSFNP; via the coding sequence ATGAAAAGCTACTTTGGAGGCTTGCTGTGCGTGTGCTGGAGCCCGGATGGCAAGTACATCGTGACGGGCGGAGAGGACGACCTTGTGACCGTCTGGTCCTTTGGAGACTGCCGCGTGATCGCGCGGGGCCACGGGCACAAATCCTGGGTCAGCGTGGTGGCGTTTGACCCCTACACCACTAGCGTGGAAGAGAGCGACCCTATGGAGTTCAGTGGCAGCGACGAGGACTTCCAGGACCTTCTTCACTTTGGGAGAGACCGAGCAAACAGTACCCAGTCCCGGCTGTCCAAGCGGAACTCGACCGAGAGCCGCCCCGTCAGTGTCACGTATCGGTTCGGCTCCGTGGGCCAGGACACGCAGCTCTGCTTATGGGACCTCACGGAAGACATCCTTTTCCCCCACCAGCCCCTCTCCAGAGCAAGGACGCACACGAACGTCATGAACGCCACGAGTCCTCCTGCCGGAAGCACTGGCAACAGCGTCACGACCCCCGGCAACTcggcaccccctcccctgccgcGGTCCAACAGCCTCCCACACTCCGCCGTCTCCAGCACCGGCAGCAAGGGCAGCATCGCGGACGGGGCCATCGCTTCCGGGGTCAGCAAATTCGCGACGCTCTCACTACACGACCGGAAGGACAGGCACCATGAGAAAGATCACAAGCGAAACCATAGCATGGGACACATCTCTAGCAAGAGCAGCGACAAACTGAACCTAGTTACTAAAACCAAAACGGACCCAGCTAAAACTTTGGGGACGCCCCTGTGTCCCCGGATGGAAGACGTTCCCTTGTTAGAGCCgctcatctgtaaaaagataGCACATGAAAGACTGACTGTATTGATTTTTCTTGAAGACTGTATAGTCACTGCTTGTCAGGAGGGATTTATTTGCACATGGGGAAGGCCTGGTAAAGTGGTAAGTTTCAATCCTTAA